The proteins below are encoded in one region of Anaerosporomusa subterranea:
- a CDS encoding AbrB/MazE/SpoVT family DNA-binding domain-containing protein — protein MKSTGIVRKVDELGRVVIPIELRRTLDIEEKDALEIYVDSDKIILRKYEPACVFCGNADEVVNYKNKNVCKECLNAMSSRTV, from the coding sequence ATGAAATCAACTGGAATTGTACGTAAAGTGGACGAGCTTGGCCGGGTGGTCATCCCGATCGAACTACGTAGGACTTTAGACATCGAAGAAAAAGACGCTCTCGAGATATACGTGGACAGTGATAAAATCATTCTCCGTAAATACGAGCCAGCTTGCGTTTTCTGCGGCAACGCCGACGAAGTCGTCAACTACAAAAATAAAAACGTTTGCAAAGAATGCCTAAACGCAATGAGCTCCCGTACAGTCTAA